A genomic window from Paucibacter sp. KCTC 42545 includes:
- a CDS encoding helical backbone metal receptor, whose amino-acid sequence MSLASALDSAPRIASLVPSVTELLIALGLRPYLVARTGFCIHPAEAVSDVPKVGGTKDVNLAKLRALRPSHVIVNVDENRAETAEALREFVPQLIVTHPQGPQDNLELLAQMLAAFGHLPGVAQRCAELQQDLHAALARCRSQVWPAQRVLYLIWREPWMTVARDTYIARMLAEVGWQTWPEVWGGESGAARYPVLQGNEPWLAQIDRVLLSSEPYRFDTSHLAEAQTLCPQARVELVDGELLSWYGPRAAAGLDYLCRLAQTAG is encoded by the coding sequence GTGAGCCTGGCCTCGGCATTGGATTCGGCGCCCCGCATTGCCAGCTTGGTGCCCAGCGTCACCGAGTTGCTAATCGCCCTTGGCTTGCGGCCCTATCTGGTGGCGCGCACCGGTTTTTGCATTCATCCAGCCGAGGCTGTGAGCGATGTCCCCAAGGTCGGCGGCACCAAGGACGTGAATTTGGCCAAATTGCGCGCCCTGCGGCCCAGCCATGTGATCGTCAATGTGGACGAGAACCGGGCCGAGACCGCCGAGGCGCTGCGCGAGTTCGTGCCGCAGCTCATCGTTACCCATCCGCAGGGCCCGCAAGACAACCTCGAACTGCTGGCGCAAATGCTTGCCGCCTTCGGCCATTTGCCGGGCGTGGCGCAGCGCTGCGCTGAGTTGCAGCAGGACTTGCACGCCGCGCTGGCACGTTGCCGCAGCCAGGTCTGGCCGGCGCAGCGGGTGCTCTATCTGATCTGGCGTGAGCCCTGGATGACGGTGGCGCGAGACACTTACATCGCCCGCATGCTGGCCGAAGTGGGCTGGCAGACATGGCCCGAGGTCTGGGGCGGCGAATCCGGCGCTGCGCGCTACCCGGTCTTGCAGGGCAACGAGCCTTGGCTGGCGCAGATCGACCGGGTGCTGCTCAGCTCGGAGCCCTATCGCTTCGACACCAGCCATCTGGCCGAGGCGCAGACCTTGTGCCCGCAGGCCCGCGTGGAACTAGTGGATGGTGAGCTGCTGAGCTGGTACGGCCCGCGCGCGGCCGCCGGTCTGGACTATTTGTGCCGGCTGGCGCAAACAGCGGGCTGA
- a CDS encoding GMC family oxidoreductase, which translates to MAAMSFDYIIVGAGTAGCLLANRLSADPAKRVLLLEAGGRDDYHWIHIPVGYLHCIGNPRTDWLYQTEPDAGLNGRSLRYPRGKVLGGCSSINGMIYMRGQARDYDGWAEATSDPAWRWDASLPFFKQHENHWRLDGEARGGSNGASAAFKAAHGHGGEWRVEKQRLRWDILDAFASAAVQAGIPATEDFNSGSNEGVGYFEVNQKSGLRWNTAKAFLRPTCYARPNFEMWTGAQVQRLQLLPAEGGGLRCTGAEVLTPRGLQQVALNPGGELLLAAGAIGSPQILQLSGIGPADLLARLGIAVQQALPGVGANLQDHLQIRSVFKVKGTKTLNTMAGSLWGKALIGLEYALRRSGPMSMAPSQLGAFTRSSPDKRWPDLEYHVQPLSLDAFGEPLHDFNAITASVCNLNPTSRGTVQIRSKDPAAAPAIAPNYLSTEEDRSIAAASLRLTRHIVGQAALAAYEPEEFKPGLQFQSDEELARLAGDIATTIFHPVGTCKMGRADDAQAVVDSHLRVRGVAGLRVVDASIMPTITSGNTNSPTLMIAERAAAWLKAGE; encoded by the coding sequence ATGGCCGCCATGAGTTTTGACTACATCATTGTGGGCGCCGGCACGGCCGGCTGTTTATTGGCCAATCGCCTCTCGGCCGACCCGGCAAAGCGGGTCTTGTTGCTGGAGGCGGGCGGGCGGGATGACTATCACTGGATCCACATCCCGGTCGGTTATCTGCACTGCATCGGCAATCCGCGCACCGACTGGCTTTACCAGACCGAGCCCGATGCGGGCTTGAACGGCCGCAGCCTGCGCTACCCGCGCGGCAAGGTGCTGGGCGGTTGCTCCAGCATCAACGGCATGATTTATATGCGCGGCCAAGCGCGTGATTACGACGGCTGGGCCGAGGCAACATCTGACCCCGCTTGGCGCTGGGACGCCAGCCTGCCCTTCTTCAAGCAGCATGAGAACCACTGGCGCCTGGACGGCGAAGCGCGTGGCGGCAGTAACGGTGCCAGCGCCGCTTTCAAAGCAGCACACGGCCATGGCGGCGAGTGGCGGGTCGAGAAGCAGCGCCTGCGTTGGGACATTCTGGACGCCTTCGCCAGCGCCGCCGTGCAGGCCGGCATCCCGGCCACTGAGGACTTCAATAGCGGCAGCAACGAGGGCGTGGGCTATTTCGAGGTCAATCAAAAGTCTGGCCTGCGCTGGAACACGGCCAAGGCCTTTTTGCGCCCGACTTGCTATGCCCGCCCCAACTTCGAGATGTGGACCGGCGCCCAGGTGCAGCGCTTGCAATTGCTGCCGGCCGAAGGCGGCGGCCTGCGCTGTACGGGGGCCGAGGTCTTGACGCCGCGCGGCCTGCAGCAAGTGGCACTGAATCCGGGCGGTGAGTTGCTGCTGGCGGCTGGGGCCATCGGTTCACCGCAGATCTTGCAGCTTTCCGGCATTGGCCCGGCCGATTTGCTGGCCCGGCTTGGCATCGCTGTGCAGCAAGCGCTGCCGGGCGTGGGCGCCAATTTGCAAGACCATTTGCAGATCCGCAGCGTCTTTAAGGTCAAGGGCACCAAGACGCTCAACACCATGGCCGGCAGCCTGTGGGGCAAGGCCTTGATCGGCCTGGAATACGCCCTGCGGCGCAGCGGGCCGATGAGCATGGCGCCCTCGCAGCTGGGCGCCTTCACGCGCAGCTCGCCGGACAAACGCTGGCCCGATCTGGAATACCACGTCCAGCCCCTGTCGCTGGATGCCTTTGGCGAGCCGCTGCACGACTTCAACGCCATCACCGCCAGCGTCTGCAACCTCAACCCGACGAGCCGGGGCACGGTGCAAATCCGCAGCAAGGATCCGGCAGCGGCGCCCGCCATCGCGCCCAACTATCTCAGCACCGAGGAAGACCGCAGCATCGCCGCCGCCAGCCTGCGGCTGACCCGCCACATCGTCGGGCAAGCAGCCCTGGCCGCCTACGAGCCGGAAGAGTTCAAGCCTGGCCTGCAGTTCCAGAGCGATGAAGAGCTGGCCCGCTTGGCCGGCGACATCGCTACCACCATCTTCCATCCCGTGGGCACCTGCAAGATGGGCCGGGCCGATGATGCGCAGGCGGTGGTGGACAGCCACCTGCGCGTGCGCGGCGTGGCCGGCCTGCGGGTGGTGGACGCCAGCATCATGCCCACCATCACCAGCGGCAACACCAATTCGCCGACGCTGATGATTGCCGAGCGCGCGGCGGCCTGGCTGAAGGCGGGCGAGTAG
- a CDS encoding MarC family protein yields the protein MDIYKPLVALLTIVNPIGVLPFFIHFTSHLTKEQRKHTIVVSCFTAFLVIALSSLLGLKLLEFFNISLASFQVGGGTLLLISAIQMLSAKPAESSGEELNAAESKADAGASIAVVPLTIPLLTGPATISTMVIYAEKTRHWWELAVLVGYGVVVALFTYAVFTASGRIAKVLGQTGISIMTRLMGLILAALAVELLADGLMKLFPVLGSHLG from the coding sequence ATGGATATCTACAAACCGCTGGTGGCCCTGCTGACCATCGTCAACCCGATCGGGGTGCTGCCCTTTTTCATTCACTTCACCAGCCACCTGACCAAAGAACAGCGCAAACACACCATTGTGGTGAGCTGCTTCACGGCTTTCCTGGTGATCGCCCTGAGTTCGCTGCTGGGCCTGAAACTGCTGGAGTTCTTCAATATCTCGCTGGCCAGCTTCCAGGTGGGTGGCGGCACGCTGCTTTTGATCAGCGCGATTCAGATGCTCAGCGCCAAGCCGGCCGAATCGAGTGGTGAGGAACTCAATGCGGCCGAAAGCAAGGCCGACGCCGGCGCCAGCATCGCCGTCGTGCCCCTGACCATCCCCCTGCTGACCGGCCCGGCCACCATCTCCACCATGGTGATTTACGCCGAGAAAACCCGCCACTGGTGGGAGTTGGCCGTGCTGGTGGGTTATGGCGTGGTGGTGGCCTTGTTCACCTATGCCGTGTTCACCGCTTCCGGCCGCATTGCCAAGGTGCTGGGCCAGACCGGCATCAGCATCATGACTCGCTTGATGGGTTTGATTCTGGCCGCGCTGGCGGTGGAGTTGCTGGCTGACGGCTTGATGAAGCTGTTCCCGGTGCTGGGCTCGCATCTGGGTTAA
- a CDS encoding RNA recognition motif domain-containing protein, which produces MGNKLYVGNLAYSVRDESLQEAFSQFGSVTSAKVMMDRDTGRSKGFGFVEMGSDAEAQTAINGMNGQDLDGRAIVVNEARPREERPGGFGGGGRSGGGGFGGGRSGGGGFGGGGGGGYGGGGGGRSGGGGFGGGGGGYGGGGGGRSGGGGGYGGGRSGGGGY; this is translated from the coding sequence ATGGGAAACAAGCTTTACGTCGGCAATCTTGCCTATAGCGTGCGTGACGAGTCGCTGCAAGAAGCGTTCTCGCAATTTGGTTCTGTGACCTCCGCAAAGGTCATGATGGACCGTGACACAGGTCGTTCCAAGGGCTTCGGCTTCGTGGAAATGGGCTCTGATGCAGAAGCACAAACGGCCATCAACGGCATGAATGGTCAAGACCTCGACGGTCGCGCCATCGTCGTGAACGAGGCTCGTCCTCGTGAAGAGCGTCCGGGCGGCTTCGGCGGCGGCGGTCGTTCGGGTGGCGGCGGCTTCGGCGGCGGTCGTTCGGGTGGCGGCGGCTTCGGCGGCGGCGGCGGTGGCGGCTACGGTGGTGGCGGCGGTGGCCGTTCCGGTGGCGGCGGCTTCGGCGGCGGTGGTGGCGGCTACGGCGGTGGCGGCGGTGGCCGTTCCGGCGGCGGCGGCGGCTACGGCGGCGGCCGTTCGGGTGGCGGCGGCTATTAA
- a CDS encoding thioredoxin family protein — protein sequence MSSAPLPTDAHQRHAQTTLVACLCAAWCRTCDSYHDTFAQLRQQFPDYRFIWVDTEDDEELIGDLDVETFPTLLIGVGEQLRFIGPVTPQLATAQRLLESAVQSPKAGTADPAAQALLVRLQSSC from the coding sequence ATGAGTTCCGCCCCCCTCCCCACCGACGCCCATCAACGCCATGCCCAGACCACCCTGGTGGCCTGCTTGTGCGCGGCCTGGTGCCGCACCTGTGACAGCTATCACGACACCTTCGCCCAGCTGCGCCAGCAGTTCCCCGACTACCGTTTCATCTGGGTCGACACCGAGGACGACGAAGAGCTGATCGGCGACTTGGATGTGGAAACCTTCCCGACCCTGCTGATCGGCGTGGGTGAGCAGCTGCGCTTCATCGGCCCGGTGACCCCGCAGCTGGCCACCGCCCAGCGCCTGCTGGAAAGCGCGGTGCAAAGCCCCAAAGCCGGCACGGCCGACCCCGCGGCGCAAGCCTTGCTGGTGCGCTTGCAAAGCAGTTGCTGA
- a CDS encoding DEAD/DEAH box helicase: MPDLSPPLPESADSPARLWPPDAPTLGRLFERQRLQRGRSLQGQLFDIKEDAAGHASARFSGGGDTVFELSVQGLADAQGRPHYAALCSCKTQRFCEHAAALLIKLQLAAELPQRNALLQSWVEALRRKAGRDELKSLPRLPEVDAAKLMDLLMADEPPPRTPAAAPTADAPAIPKPQPAGTPARFRPRLTLRSLGRGDGLLGLAPGSRAGRLGPRGDQVTVVWVDWTYQTPQGQRWETAAPRSLLNSRPAASVQLDDQQLLQRDLIREAEARDQLWALDLIPLESKRLQWRDPKSGANVPEGMWTLAQEEFFSAFWLEQVPRLQAQGWAVEVLPGFAHRPLQPEAWTLKIDRLTLSKREGSWLLSLGVEVEGEALDLAPMIADLIKRDGRWLQHEELAEIEDDAIVVLHAPGGRRIEAPALTLKTIIGAMVDLLTDPKRADGPIPLSDWDATRLALLDIDSRTRWQISGDAGLRAMAKKLQAAGSPQPVAPPTGLGLSLRAYQLQGLAWLQYLREQGLAGILADDMGLGKTAQALAHVLLEKQAGRLDRPALAVLPTSLLFNWQAEAARIAPQLRVLLLQGPDRAQHFAHLHEFDLVLSTYPLLWRDITPLAAQPWHLLILDEAQTVKNASSRAARSVRKLNARHRLCLTGTPLENHLGELWAQFDFLMPGFLGDSRSFQRLWRKPIEVGGENLRAQLLAQRVRPFILRRRKEEVATELPALSTVTRRVQLYGAQRDLYESVRVAADKQVRRELAKHGFGAALMSVLDALLKLRQVCCDPWLVKGTAIAPGMERAKLELLGEMLPELVAEGRRVLVFSQFAEMLGLIEAELDRLDLPFLSLTGATPVSARGALVRRFQALEVPVMLVSLKAGGVGLNLTAADTVIHVDPWWNPAVEAQASARAHRIGQDKPVFVYKLVVAGSIEERMLDLQARKLKLAEGVLGSDAADAIKFTAQDLDLLLAPLA; encoded by the coding sequence ATGCCTGACCTTTCGCCGCCCCTTCCAGAATCTGCAGATTCACCCGCACGCCTGTGGCCGCCCGACGCCCCCACCCTGGGCCGCCTGTTCGAGCGCCAGCGCCTGCAGCGCGGGCGCAGCCTGCAGGGCCAGCTTTTTGATATCAAGGAAGACGCCGCCGGCCACGCCAGCGCGCGCTTTTCGGGCGGTGGCGACACGGTATTCGAGCTCTCGGTGCAAGGCCTGGCCGATGCGCAAGGGCGCCCGCACTACGCCGCGCTGTGCAGCTGCAAGACCCAGCGCTTTTGCGAGCATGCCGCCGCGCTGCTGATTAAGCTGCAGCTGGCGGCTGAGCTGCCGCAGCGCAATGCCTTGCTGCAAAGCTGGGTAGAAGCCTTGCGCCGCAAGGCCGGGCGGGATGAGTTGAAGAGCTTGCCCCGCCTGCCCGAGGTGGATGCGGCCAAACTGATGGATCTGTTGATGGCGGACGAGCCGCCGCCTCGCACACCAGCGGCAGCGCCAACAGCCGACGCGCCAGCCATCCCCAAGCCCCAGCCAGCCGGCACGCCGGCCCGCTTCCGCCCGCGCCTGACCTTGCGCAGCCTGGGCCGGGGCGATGGTCTGCTCGGCCTGGCCCCTGGCTCACGCGCTGGCCGGCTGGGTCCGCGCGGCGACCAAGTCACCGTGGTCTGGGTGGACTGGACCTATCAAACGCCACAAGGCCAGCGCTGGGAAACCGCAGCGCCGCGCTCACTGCTGAACAGCCGCCCCGCGGCCAGCGTGCAGCTCGACGATCAGCAACTGCTGCAACGCGACCTGATCCGCGAGGCCGAGGCGCGCGATCAGCTCTGGGCGCTGGACCTGATTCCGCTCGAGAGCAAGCGCCTGCAATGGCGCGACCCTAAATCAGGCGCCAATGTGCCCGAGGGCATGTGGACGCTGGCGCAGGAAGAGTTTTTTTCCGCCTTCTGGCTGGAGCAAGTGCCTCGGCTGCAGGCGCAAGGCTGGGCGGTGGAGGTGCTGCCCGGCTTTGCGCACCGGCCGCTGCAGCCGGAGGCCTGGACCCTCAAGATCGACCGGCTGACGCTGTCCAAGCGCGAGGGCTCCTGGCTCTTGAGCCTGGGCGTGGAGGTGGAAGGCGAGGCGCTGGATCTGGCGCCCATGATTGCCGACCTGATCAAGCGCGACGGCCGCTGGCTGCAGCACGAAGAGCTGGCCGAGATCGAGGACGATGCCATCGTCGTGCTGCACGCCCCCGGCGGGCGCCGCATCGAAGCGCCGGCGCTGACCCTCAAAACCATCATCGGCGCGATGGTGGATCTGCTGACCGACCCCAAACGCGCCGACGGGCCGATCCCGCTGAGCGACTGGGACGCCACCCGCCTGGCGCTGCTGGACATCGACTCCCGCACGCGTTGGCAGATCAGCGGCGATGCGGGCCTGCGGGCCATGGCCAAAAAGCTGCAGGCCGCCGGCTCGCCCCAACCCGTGGCGCCGCCCACCGGCCTGGGCCTGAGCTTGCGCGCCTATCAATTGCAAGGCCTGGCCTGGCTGCAATACCTGCGCGAACAAGGCCTGGCCGGCATCCTGGCCGATGACATGGGCTTGGGCAAAACCGCCCAGGCCCTGGCCCATGTGCTGCTAGAAAAGCAGGCCGGCCGGCTGGACCGCCCGGCGCTGGCCGTGCTGCCCACCTCGCTGCTGTTCAACTGGCAGGCTGAGGCTGCGCGCATCGCGCCGCAGTTGCGCGTGCTTCTGCTGCAAGGGCCGGATCGCGCCCAGCACTTTGCGCATCTGCATGAATTTGATCTGGTGCTCAGCACCTACCCACTGCTCTGGCGCGACATCACGCCGCTGGCGGCGCAGCCCTGGCATTTGCTGATTCTGGACGAGGCGCAGACGGTCAAGAACGCCAGCAGCCGCGCAGCCCGCTCGGTGCGCAAGCTCAATGCCCGCCATCGCCTGTGCCTGACCGGCACGCCACTGGAAAACCATTTGGGCGAGCTGTGGGCGCAGTTTGACTTTTTGATGCCGGGCTTCTTGGGCGACTCACGCAGCTTCCAGCGCCTGTGGCGCAAGCCCATCGAGGTGGGCGGTGAAAACCTGCGCGCGCAATTGCTGGCCCAGCGGGTGCGCCCCTTCATCTTGCGGCGCCGCAAGGAAGAGGTGGCCACCGAGCTGCCGGCGCTGAGCACGGTGACCCGGCGGGTGCAGCTCTACGGTGCGCAGCGTGATTTGTACGAAAGCGTGCGTGTCGCGGCCGACAAGCAAGTGCGCCGCGAGCTGGCCAAACATGGCTTTGGCGCGGCGCTGATGTCGGTGCTGGATGCGCTGCTCAAGCTGCGCCAAGTCTGCTGCGACCCCTGGCTGGTCAAGGGCACGGCCATCGCGCCGGGCATGGAGCGCGCCAAGCTGGAACTGCTGGGCGAGATGCTGCCCGAGCTGGTGGCCGAGGGGCGCCGGGTGCTGGTGTTTTCTCAGTTTGCCGAGATGCTGGGCTTGATCGAGGCCGAGCTGGATCGCCTGGATTTGCCGTTTTTAAGCCTGACCGGCGCCACCCCGGTATCGGCCCGCGGCGCCTTGGTGCGGCGTTTTCAGGCCCTGGAAGTGCCGGTGATGTTGGTCAGCCTGAAGGCCGGTGGCGTCGGGCTCAACCTGACGGCGGCCGACACGGTGATCCACGTCGACCCCTGGTGGAACCCGGCCGTGGAGGCACAAGCCAGCGCGCGCGCCCACCGCATCGGGCAGGACAAGCCGGTGTTTGTGTACAAACTGGTGGTGGCCGGCAGCATCGAGGAGCGCATGCTGGATTTGCAGGCGCGCAAGCTCAAGCTGGCGGAAGGGGTGCTGGGCAGTGACGCGGCGGATGCCATCAAGTTCACGGCCCAGGATCTGGATTTGCTGCTGGCGCCGCTGGCCTGA
- a CDS encoding leucyl aminopeptidase family protein gives MTVQLKKSAPAGAIAITVADRAAFQAIAPKLPAATRNWLAAVGFTGAADTHALLPGKDGKLAQVFAGVAHGAHPFALAALPQALPEGVYTLSEAGIQVAPEQAALSWELGAYQFDLYKPRRRAPAQLVLPPCAEAQRGLAIATVMAATRDLVNTPAEHMGPEELAKAAALVAKQHGAKFKQIVGEELLKQNFPAIHAVGRASHRAPRLIELNWSGVPAKASAKAPLLSIVGKGVCFDTGGLNIKGGEGMRQMKKDMGGAANALGLAALVMACKLPVRLQVLIPAVENAISGNAYRPGDVVPTRKGLHIEIGNTDAEGRVVLSDALAYAAEGSPDLIIDLATLTGAARVALGAQLPALFSKHFDTARDLVDLGLKLDDPMWHMPLWAPYKAGIESTIGDIVNTGKSALAGAINAALFLEYFVAENQDWLHIDLFAWNDVARPGRPVGGEAQTIRTLLGYLEQRYAA, from the coding sequence ATGACCGTCCAATTGAAGAAATCCGCCCCCGCCGGCGCCATCGCCATCACCGTGGCGGACCGCGCCGCCTTCCAGGCCATCGCCCCCAAACTGCCTGCCGCCACCCGCAACTGGCTGGCAGCCGTGGGCTTCACCGGCGCCGCCGACACCCATGCCCTGCTGCCCGGCAAAGACGGCAAGCTGGCCCAGGTGTTTGCCGGCGTCGCGCATGGCGCCCACCCCTTTGCCCTGGCTGCCCTGCCGCAAGCCCTGCCCGAAGGCGTTTACACCCTGAGCGAGGCCGGCATTCAGGTGGCGCCCGAGCAAGCGGCCCTGTCGTGGGAGCTGGGCGCTTATCAGTTTGACCTCTACAAGCCGCGCCGCCGCGCCCCGGCCCAGCTGGTGCTGCCACCCTGCGCCGAGGCCCAGCGTGGCCTGGCGATTGCCACCGTCATGGCTGCCACCCGCGATCTGGTCAACACCCCCGCCGAGCACATGGGCCCGGAGGAGCTGGCCAAGGCCGCCGCCCTGGTGGCCAAGCAGCATGGCGCCAAGTTCAAGCAAATCGTCGGTGAAGAGCTGCTGAAGCAGAACTTCCCGGCCATCCACGCCGTGGGCCGCGCCAGCCACCGCGCGCCCCGTCTGATCGAGCTGAACTGGTCTGGCGTGCCGGCCAAGGCCAGCGCCAAAGCGCCGCTGCTGAGCATCGTCGGCAAGGGCGTTTGCTTCGACACCGGCGGCCTGAACATCAAGGGCGGCGAAGGCATGCGCCAGATGAAGAAGGACATGGGCGGCGCCGCCAATGCCCTGGGCTTGGCGGCCCTGGTGATGGCATGCAAGCTGCCGGTGCGCCTGCAAGTGTTGATTCCGGCGGTGGAAAACGCCATCTCCGGCAATGCCTACCGCCCCGGCGATGTGGTGCCCACCCGCAAGGGCCTGCACATCGAAATCGGCAATACCGATGCCGAAGGCCGCGTGGTGCTGAGCGATGCCCTGGCCTATGCCGCGGAAGGCAGCCCCGACCTGATCATCGACCTGGCCACTCTCACCGGCGCCGCCCGCGTGGCCCTGGGCGCGCAGCTGCCGGCCCTGTTCAGCAAGCATTTCGACACTGCCCGCGACCTCGTCGACCTCGGCCTGAAGCTGGACGACCCGATGTGGCATATGCCGCTGTGGGCGCCCTACAAAGCCGGCATCGAAAGCACGATTGGCGACATCGTCAACACCGGCAAGAGCGCCCTGGCCGGCGCCATCAACGCCGCGCTGTTCCTGGAGTACTTCGTGGCCGAGAACCAGGACTGGCTGCACATCGACCTGTTCGCCTGGAACGATGTGGCCCGCCCGGGTCGCCCCGTGGGCGGCGAGGCGCAGACCATCCGCACCCTGCTGGGCTATCTGGAACAGCGCTACGCGGCTTAA
- a CDS encoding tRNA-uridine aminocarboxypropyltransferase, which produces MSGSDSPASRRTLCAACALPLPACLCEWVRPVANRVELIVLQHPQEQYQAKGTVRLLSRCLQRCRVLVGEQFDPADLLALGLHEAGTALLYPLDESADAGAWPQAKEPARLVLLDATWRKSRKLLHLNPLLQQLPRLALAASALPPSRYAIRKAQRPEQQRSSLEAAVLALQQVESQGQTPAAAEAVAAKYAPLWAGFEGFVAQRQGLVSARPQSESEG; this is translated from the coding sequence ATGAGCGGCAGCGATAGCCCCGCCAGCCGCCGCACCCTGTGCGCCGCCTGTGCGCTACCCCTGCCCGCCTGCTTGTGCGAATGGGTGCGGCCCGTGGCCAACCGGGTCGAGTTGATCGTGCTGCAGCACCCGCAAGAGCAGTACCAGGCCAAGGGCACGGTGCGCCTGCTGAGCCGCTGCCTGCAGCGCTGCCGGGTCTTGGTGGGCGAGCAATTCGATCCCGCTGATCTGCTGGCGCTGGGCTTGCATGAGGCCGGCACGGCCTTGCTCTATCCCCTGGATGAGTCGGCCGACGCAGGCGCTTGGCCGCAGGCGAAGGAGCCCGCGCGCCTGGTGCTGCTGGATGCCACCTGGCGCAAGAGCCGCAAGCTGCTGCACCTCAACCCACTTCTGCAGCAGCTGCCGCGCCTGGCCTTGGCTGCGAGTGCGCTGCCGCCCTCGCGCTACGCCATCCGCAAAGCGCAGCGCCCCGAGCAGCAACGCTCCAGTCTGGAGGCGGCGGTGCTGGCCTTGCAGCAAGTGGAGTCGCAAGGGCAGACCCCGGCAGCGGCTGAAGCAGTTGCCGCCAAGTACGCGCCCTTGTGGGCCGGCTTCGAGGGCTTTGTGGCGCAGCGGCAGGGCTTGGTGTCAGCGCGACCTCAGTCTGAGTCCGAAGGCTGA